A region from the Triticum aestivum cultivar Chinese Spring chromosome 3D, IWGSC CS RefSeq v2.1, whole genome shotgun sequence genome encodes:
- the LOC123076199 gene encoding uncharacterized protein produces MHHQPVLQHLRGEVPPSLQIAVYERSFLANSGLCAKQGTKINLLTCGHGNNVHGDSVHDHKPSTSLIVFLFIVCSTVGIIAGVVWPSRTMVMAVKKIESPGEIRTGTELDKQFVLEATVLSGIRHRNIVHATVGKELHSYAAICSDGGTSPVRLLQDRFSTPEFRLLKSRGDDGLGDASGGDLPRFDGSGGYSSSEYSSAEEDFAEPALSMEQRLRMAQISVDNPSTAHHWTHGFGGVLLYDDILDVRFFFDASEMLELKLCSSDVTYLNMIAVMETQGFSEYDLLFHIENPDLGEKGLEMVESNAELQLVKRQVEELSHPSMLLMKGVAFESQSSSCSLVAHGTGVCTQESKNVKGKLKAVLEIEEEEGYDGSGGSDCEGEDDSDVNPFYMGDADDIEMDEGKKQREYDEVEEEETDDEESEEEEMVHYSGDTEVEEPFEMDEDDKVVSQDEETVIVHEEKKKKKQKLPVRKGPTTRTHSSVVQEEEPDFQPSSDEEEKGLLKEADDDGYEPLAFVLPKKRKSRAKQRPPRKWYNEKMEAPHEQLCLQMCFKDQHQFREALLNLHITQGRNFKYHRNSDQRIIVECNQKHCNFFMVAAVIKGETTFVIKKMRIKHTCPISTETTRVSAKWLAQKYESLFRSDLTTGIQTLIDACMEKYGVDVPKSMAYRAKNLAIDAVLGDHKKQYPRLKDYAQTVMDTNPGSRVVVTTVTPTPTEKIPHPGPRFHAMFYCINGAREGFLKGCRPFIGVDGCFIKLTTGAQLLAATGRDGNNNIYPLAFGIVGQEDTPNWCWFLHQLKICLGGEVGRFGPYTIMSDRQKGLLNAVNAVFPKCNQRFCLRHIYANFQNAGFRGEDLKKCMDNAAYAYSEHKFNIAMNDLRAECEQAWEWLCQIPKKTWARHAFDTNCKTDLVVNNLSEVFNKYVLDVRKKPIRTMCDGIKDKQMVRWHRNRESGKKARWDITPHYSEKLEVEKERAKYCKPIQAGVDLWQVTSGQQTHAVNLQMHTCGCRKWDLSGIPCNHAISAINKAKRKPEDYVSKFFKKEIYLAAYEPMIYPVPGEHDWTRTPGPDIDPPAFKVKRGRKKEKRIKGKFEVPKPKETSRMGTITCGNCGLQGHRYTSCNKQLKPELALRKNKHVVIL; encoded by the exons ATGCACCACC AACCTGTCTTGCAACACCTCAGGGGCGAGGTGCCACCGTCGCTGCAAATTGCAGTGTACGAACGCAGCTTCCTTGCCAACAGTGGCCTTTGTGCCAAACAGGGCACGAAGATAAATCTTCTGACATGTGGGCATGGCAACAACGTGCATGGCGACAGTGTCCATGATCACAAGCCCTCGACAAGcctgatagtcttcttgttcattGTCTGCAGCACTGTCGGCATCATCGCCGGTGTTGTCTGGCCGTCAAGAACAATGGTGATGGCTGTCAAGAAGATAGAGAGTCCTGGCGAAATAAGGACGGGGACGGAGCTCGACAAACAGTTCGTGCTGGAGGCCACGGTGCTGAGCGGCATACGGCACAGAAACATCGTCCAT GCCACTGTTGGCAAGGAGCTGCATTCGTACGCTGCAATTTGCAGCGACGGTGGCACCTCGCCTGTGAGGTTGTTGCAGGACAGGTTCAGCACACCGGAGTTCAGGTTGTTGAAGTCCAGAG GCGACGATGGCCTGGGCGATGCGAGCGGCGGCGACCTCCCCCGCTTCGATGGCAGTGGCGGCTACTCCAGCTCGGAGTACAGTAGCGCGGAGGAAGATTTTGCGGAGCCGGCGTTGTCGATGGAGCAGAGGCTGCGGATGGCGCAAATTTCGGTGGACAACCCTAGCACCGCCCATCACTGGACTCATGGCTTCGGTGGTGTTCT TTTGTATGATGACATTTTGGATGTTAGGTTCTTTTTTGATGCTTCAGAAATGTTAGAGCTGAAGCTCTGCAGTTCAGATGTAACATACCTGAATATGATTGCAGTGATGGAAACCCAAGGATTTAGTGAATATGATCTGCTGTTTCACATTGAGAATCCAGATTTAGGGGAGAAAGGATTGGAGATGGTAGAGAGTAATGCTGAGTTGCAACTAGTAAAGAGGCAGGTTGAGGAGT TGAGCCACCCATCTATGCTGTTGATGAAAGGAGTTGCCTTTGAAAGTCAGAGTAGCAGCTGCAGTTTAGTAGCTCATGGTACTGGTGTTTGCACACAAGAGAGCAAGAATGTAAAAGGAAAACTGAAAGCTGTTTtggaaatagaagaagaagagggatatgATGGCAGTGGTGGTTCTGATTGTGAAGGTGAAGATGACAGTGATGTAAACCCTTTTTATATGGGTGATGCTGATGACATAGAGATGGATGAGGGAAAGAAACAGAGAGAGTATGATGAAGTAGAAGAggaagaaacagatgatgaagaaTCTGAGGAGGAAGAAATGGTGCATTACTCTGGTGACACAGAGGTTGAGGAACCTTTTGAAATGGATGAAGATGACAAGGTTGTTTCACAGGATGAAGAAACTGTAATTGTacatgaagagaagaagaagaagaaacagaagcttCCAGTTAGGAAAGGGCCTACAACAAGGACACATTCAAGTGTAGTTCAAGAGGAGGAACCTGATTTCCAACCTTCATCTGATGAAGAAGAGAAAGGATTGTTgaaggaggctgatgatgatggtTATGAGCCATTGGCATTTGtgctgccaaagaaaaggaagagcAGGGCAAAGCAGAGGCCTCCTAGAAAATGGTACAATGAGAAAATGGAGGCACCACATGAGCAATTATGTCTACAGATGTGTTTCAAGGATCAACATCAATTCAGAGAGGCTTTGTTGAACTTACACATCACTCAAGGCAGAAACTTCAAATATCATAGGAACTCAGATCAAAGAATAATTGTAGAATGCAACCAAAAACATTGCAACTTCTTTATGGTGGCAGCAGTTATAAAAGGTGAAACTACTTTTGTAATTAAGAAGATGAGAATTAAGCACACTTGCCCTATTAGTACAGAGACAACAAGGGTAAGTGCCAAGTGGCTTGCACAGAAGTATGAGTCACTGTTCAGATCTGATCTAACAACTGGCATTCAGACTTTGATTGATGCCTGCATGGAGAAGTATGGTGTGGATGTGCCCAAGTCAATGGCATATAGGGCAAAGAACCTAGCTATTGATGCTGTGCTAGGAGACCACAAGAAGCAATACCCTAGGTTGAAAGACTATGCTCAGACAGTGATGgatacaaaccctgggagtagagtAGTAGTCACTACTGTAACTCCAACACCCACTGAAAAAATCCCCCATCCAGGTCCAAGATTCCATGCTATGTTCTATTgcatcaatggagcaagggaggggtttCTCAAGGGGTGCAGACCATTCATTG GTGTTGATGGGTGCTTCATTAAGTTAACTACTGGTGCTCAACTActtgctgccactggtagagatggcaacaacaatatatacccactagcatttggTATTGTTGGGCAAGAGGACACACCTAACtggtgttggtttctacaccaacttAAAATCTGCCTAGGAGGAGAAGTGGGAAGGTTTGGTCCATATACAATAATGTCAGATAGACAAAAG GGCCTACTAAATGCAGTGAATGCTGTCTTTCCTAAGTGCAACCAAAGGTTCTGCCTTAGGCATATCTATGCAAACTTCCAAAATGCTGGGTTTAGGGGGGAAGATCTGAAAAAGTGTATGGATAATGCTGCCTATGCATATAGTGAACACAAATTTAACATTGCAATGAATGACCTTAGAGCTGAGTGTGAGCAAGCTTGGGAGTGGCTTTGTCAAATACCCAAGAAAACATGGGcaaggcatgcatttgacacaaactGCAAGACTGACCTTGTAGTTAACAATTTatctgaggtgttcaacaagtatgTCCTAGATGTTAGGAAGAAACCAATTAGGACAATGTGTGATGGAATAAAGGATAAGCAGATGGTGAGGTGGCATAGGAATAGGGAGAGTGGAAAGAAAGCTAGATGGGACATAACACCCCATTATAGTGAGAAGCTAGAGGTTGAGAAGGAGAGGGCCaaatattgcaaaccaattcaagcTGGTGTGGACTTGTGGCAAGTTACAAGTGGGCAGCAAACCCATGCTGTTAACTTGCAAATGCACACATGTGGGTGCAGAAAATGGGACCTAAGTGGCATCCCATGtaaccatgccatctcagcaatAAACAAGGCCAAAAGAAAACCAGAGGATTATGTCAGCAAGTTCTTCAAGAAAGAAATTTATCTGGCAGCTTATGAACCAATGATCTATCCAGTTCCTGGTGAGCATGACTGGACAAGGACCCCTGGTCCAGACATTGACCCACCTGCATTTAAAGTgaagagaggaagaaagaaagagaagaggatcaAGGGGAAATTTGAAGTTCCAAAGCCTAAGGAGACATCAAGAATGGGGACTATAACATGTGGCAATTGTGGACTGCAAGGACATAGGTACACAAGCTGCAACAAGCAGTTGAAGCCTGAGCTGGCTTTGAGGAAGAACAAACATGTGGTAATCCTCTAA